Proteins encoded in a region of the Acidobacteriota bacterium genome:
- a CDS encoding SGNH/GDSL hydrolase family protein: MRRPPLMRAGWPFAAVGALLIAAALVANEWVLGAWLTRAGRVTNPTSRILLGLFDVVALGAGALLLIKRGAAPWRQMLLSLAAVVFALGLAEGGLRLWFGVSDWVNPPDREIAAGIGWRPVEHVAMDRDVPGFGRVRYSTVQGGFRLFGDPNSAKLKVLAVGDSFTEAVMVSDGEAYYHHLAAARPDIEFFAIGAAGYGTLQEYMLLDQVIDRVKPDLVLLQMHPNDLINNSHAIESRSTTNNNQMTRPYWEQGQVVQRFPENRDWGALYRLVRHSYLLRLLNANLLFFRSRSAGSIEASLQADDPDVKRATDATVELLTMIRRRAGVPVVAFSVRSEEFFSFWSRADVCRRAGVRFIPGIGEAVDAAVEAGEQMTGAPVDGHWNGRGHKMAAGIIAAWLSREGLPSR, translated from the coding sequence ATGCGGCGCCCGCCACTCATGCGTGCGGGGTGGCCGTTCGCGGCCGTCGGCGCGCTGCTGATCGCCGCCGCACTCGTCGCCAACGAATGGGTGCTCGGCGCGTGGCTCACACGCGCCGGCCGGGTCACCAACCCCACTAGTCGAATCCTGCTCGGCCTCTTCGACGTCGTCGCGCTCGGCGCCGGCGCGCTGCTGCTCATCAAGCGTGGCGCCGCGCCCTGGCGGCAGATGCTGCTCTCACTGGCCGCGGTCGTGTTTGCGCTTGGGCTGGCCGAAGGCGGTCTGCGCCTCTGGTTCGGCGTCTCAGACTGGGTCAATCCACCGGACCGTGAGATTGCCGCCGGTATCGGCTGGCGGCCGGTGGAACACGTCGCGATGGACCGCGACGTTCCGGGCTTCGGGCGAGTCCGCTATTCCACCGTGCAGGGCGGCTTCCGGCTGTTCGGTGATCCCAATTCGGCCAAACTGAAAGTGCTCGCCGTTGGCGATTCGTTTACCGAAGCCGTGATGGTTTCCGACGGCGAGGCGTACTACCATCACCTCGCGGCCGCGCGTCCGGACATCGAGTTCTTTGCCATCGGCGCCGCCGGCTACGGCACGCTCCAGGAATACATGCTGCTGGACCAGGTCATCGATCGCGTGAAGCCTGACCTCGTGCTGCTGCAGATGCACCCGAACGACCTCATCAATAATTCACACGCCATCGAGTCGCGCAGCACCACCAACAACAACCAGATGACACGGCCCTATTGGGAGCAAGGGCAGGTGGTGCAACGTTTTCCCGAGAACCGCGACTGGGGCGCGTTGTACCGGCTGGTACGTCACTCCTATCTCCTGCGTCTGCTCAACGCCAACCTGTTGTTTTTCCGCTCGCGCTCGGCCGGTTCCATCGAAGCGTCGCTGCAGGCGGACGATCCCGACGTCAAACGTGCCACCGACGCCACGGTGGAGTTGCTGACGATGATCCGGCGGCGCGCAGGCGTGCCCGTCGTGGCGTTTTCCGTGAGGTCGGAAGAGTTCTTCTCGTTCTGGTCGCGGGCTGACGTGTGCCGCCGTGCCGGTGTGCGCTTCATCCCGGGTATTGGTGAAGCCGTGGATGCGGCCGTTGAAGCCGGCGAGCAGATGACCGGCGCGCCCGTGGACGGGCACTGGAATGGCCGCGGTCACAAGATGGCGGCCGGCATTATCGCGGCGTGGCTCTCGCGTGAAGGCCTGCCCTCGCGGTAG
- a CDS encoding class I SAM-dependent methyltransferase, translating to MPPESLRCRACGAAHFHPVLSLGQTPLANALLSEADLANPEPVYPLDVVLCRACTLVQITLSVPPERLFSDYAYFSSFSDAWVAHAQRLAVSLIESRGLTNESLVVEVASNDGYLLQHYQRAGIPVLGIEPAENIARIAESRGINSIVQFFGPDLAQDLRASGLLAQVIHANNVLAHVPDLTGVVRGFHTLLAPGGVVVVEAPYVRDMIDHGEFDTIYHEHLCYFSLTALVGLFAAQGLTTVGVERLPTHGGSLRIFAERTEDQPVVGPSVDLLLREEAAWGIGQPERYDTFGADAARIRRDLVAFVAESRAAGRRIAAYGAAAKGATMLNYAGLTSRDIDFVVDRNTYKHGRFMPGAHVPILPVEALLDWQPDDTLLLTWNFADEILEQQAEYRRRGGRFVIAVPRLEIR from the coding sequence ATGCCCCCTGAATCATTGCGCTGCCGGGCCTGTGGCGCGGCCCACTTTCATCCCGTCCTGTCGCTGGGCCAGACGCCGCTGGCCAATGCGTTGCTGAGCGAGGCGGATTTGGCGAACCCCGAGCCGGTGTACCCGCTCGACGTGGTCCTGTGCCGCGCCTGCACCCTGGTCCAAATCACGCTGAGCGTGCCGCCTGAGCGCCTGTTTTCGGACTACGCGTATTTTTCGTCGTTCTCGGACGCGTGGGTGGCGCACGCGCAGCGGCTGGCCGTGAGCCTGATCGAAAGCCGGGGCCTCACAAACGAGAGCCTGGTGGTGGAAGTGGCGAGCAACGACGGCTACCTGCTGCAGCACTACCAGCGCGCGGGCATCCCGGTGCTTGGCATCGAACCGGCAGAAAACATTGCGCGCATCGCCGAGTCGCGCGGCATCAACTCCATCGTGCAGTTCTTCGGTCCCGACCTCGCGCAGGACCTGCGCGCGTCAGGCCTGCTGGCCCAGGTTATCCATGCCAACAACGTGCTGGCGCACGTGCCCGATCTGACCGGGGTTGTCCGCGGCTTCCACACGCTGCTGGCGCCGGGCGGCGTGGTGGTGGTGGAAGCGCCGTACGTGCGCGACATGATCGACCACGGCGAGTTCGACACGATTTACCACGAACATCTCTGTTACTTCTCGCTCACGGCGCTCGTCGGCCTCTTCGCGGCGCAGGGCCTGACCACGGTGGGCGTGGAGCGTTTGCCCACGCATGGCGGATCGTTGCGGATCTTCGCGGAGCGGACAGAAGACCAGCCGGTGGTGGGCCCAAGTGTTGACCTGCTGCTGAGAGAAGAAGCGGCCTGGGGCATCGGGCAGCCGGAGCGCTACGACACATTCGGCGCGGATGCCGCACGGATTCGCCGGGATCTCGTCGCGTTCGTGGCCGAGAGCCGTGCCGCCGGCCGTCGGATCGCCGCCTACGGTGCTGCGGCGAAGGGCGCCACGATGCTCAACTACGCGGGCCTCACCTCACGCGACATCGACTTCGTGGTGGATCGCAACACCTACAAACACGGCCGGTTCATGCCAGGCGCACATGTGCCGATTCTGCCAGTGGAAGCGTTGCTCGATTGGCAGCCCGACGACACGCTGCTGCTCACCTGGAATTTTGCGGACGAGATTCTGGAACAACAGGCGGAGTACCGCCGCCGTGGCGGACGTTTTGTCATCGCCGTGCCGCGTCTGGAGATTCGATAG
- the rfbC gene encoding dTDP-4-dehydrorhamnose 3,5-epimerase, with protein sequence MKFIEQKIAGLVVVESDVFPDARGSLTRAWVPQEFRDHGLSVDVTQGLMAFNHRRGTIRGMHYQAAPFGEHKATRVTRGAVFDVAVDLRPESPTYCQWFGIELSADNRRLLYIPPGFAHGYQTLADDTELFYMVSGEYSPAHQRGVRYNDPAFGISWPLGAPTVIHERDAAYPDFVR encoded by the coding sequence GTGAAATTCATCGAACAGAAGATCGCAGGCCTCGTGGTGGTGGAATCCGACGTCTTCCCTGATGCCAGGGGATCGCTGACGCGCGCCTGGGTGCCGCAGGAATTTCGTGACCATGGGTTGTCGGTGGACGTCACTCAAGGCCTCATGGCCTTCAACCATCGTCGCGGCACCATTCGCGGGATGCACTATCAGGCGGCGCCCTTTGGTGAACATAAGGCCACGCGCGTGACCCGGGGCGCGGTGTTTGATGTGGCCGTGGACCTGCGGCCCGAGTCGCCCACGTACTGCCAGTGGTTCGGTATCGAATTGTCTGCCGACAATCGGCGGTTGCTCTACATCCCGCCGGGCTTTGCCCATGGTTACCAGACACTGGCCGACGACACGGAATTGTTCTACATGGTGTCGGGTGAGTACTCCCCCGCCCATCAGCGTGGGGTCAGATACAACGACCCCGCGTTCGGCATCAGCTGGCCACTTGGCGCGCCGACGGTGATTCACGAACGCGACGCCGCCTACCCGGATTTTG